Proteins from a single region of Limnothrix sp. FACHB-406:
- a CDS encoding serine/threonine-protein kinase — protein sequence MAPNTPPSPPPPGDRPPKSSLGKDPITIGQLLDKRYRILQVLGSGAFGKTYLAADLRRPGYPQCVVKQLRLLRPNPTAAKNAHRLFQREAEMLQRLGTHPQIPRLLAFFEENEQFYLVKEFAPGHPLSRELVVGEPLPEQRVISMVAEILEILSFVHGNRVIHRDIKPANLIRRSADGRLVLIDFGSVKEILQTDGESAAARTIAAGTPAYMPIEQFYGNPQFNSDIYAVGAIAIQALGGFSSEELQALRGSQEPVSGRLNWRASISVSTAFGTVLDKMVHPSYQQRYASAEEVLMDLLPLMGGNVGESITTAAEEELGNSIPWAEWWRRWWPWGLGLLGTVVGLATLWQSGLPQLAIAQMILSRWSQVPTGLVMNQNASPSDLVGIARVLEGKTPAPDRTWDYSKAIHDATQALVWSASSSAYFLRGVAYYNSGNWNAALADLNQALQLEASDAIARTYLAATQDRLGDLQSALASYDRAIQDNGKLSAAHLGRGFVRLQLSDAKGAIADFDKVLSQQSSWSAAYRGRALAKMLAGDSEGAITDSSQAIRLDPNNARAYQVRGRTHFASGNLPSALADLTVAIRLDSKDPESYYYRALTRQALGEPQGTLSDLNQAIALDDRYAMAYQQRGLVQVGLGNRAPAAADFRQAAKLCLDRGQLDCYDAARRELEKLQAMP from the coding sequence TTGGCCCCCAACACCCCACCTTCTCCTCCACCTCCGGGCGATCGACCTCCCAAATCATCCTTAGGCAAGGATCCTATTACCATCGGCCAACTGCTGGATAAGCGCTATCGCATCTTGCAAGTACTTGGTTCCGGAGCCTTTGGCAAAACCTACCTGGCTGCGGATCTTCGCCGGCCGGGCTATCCCCAATGTGTGGTGAAGCAACTGCGCCTGTTGCGTCCCAACCCCACCGCCGCCAAAAACGCCCACCGTCTCTTTCAGCGGGAGGCGGAAATGTTGCAACGGTTAGGAACCCATCCCCAAATTCCCCGCCTGTTGGCTTTTTTTGAAGAAAACGAGCAATTTTATCTCGTCAAGGAATTTGCACCGGGCCACCCCCTCTCGCGGGAATTGGTGGTGGGGGAACCGCTCCCGGAGCAACGGGTGATTTCCATGGTGGCGGAAATTCTGGAAATTTTGTCCTTTGTCCATGGCAACCGGGTGATTCACCGGGATATCAAACCCGCCAACTTAATCCGCCGCAGCGCTGACGGCCGGTTGGTGTTGATTGACTTTGGTTCCGTGAAGGAAATTTTGCAAACCGATGGGGAATCGGCCGCCGCCCGCACGATCGCGGCGGGTACTCCGGCCTACATGCCGATCGAGCAGTTTTATGGCAATCCCCAATTCAACAGCGATATCTATGCCGTCGGGGCGATCGCAATTCAGGCCTTAGGGGGCTTTTCTTCGGAGGAATTGCAGGCCCTGCGCGGATCCCAGGAGCCGGTGAGCGGCCGTTTGAATTGGCGGGCCAGCATTTCCGTCAGCACGGCGTTTGGAACCGTCCTCGATAAGATGGTGCATCCTTCCTATCAACAGCGCTACGCCAGCGCCGAGGAAGTGTTGATGGATCTGCTGCCGTTGATGGGCGGGAATGTTGGCGAGTCCATCACCACCGCCGCCGAGGAAGAACTAGGCAACTCCATTCCTTGGGCTGAATGGTGGCGACGTTGGTGGCCTTGGGGGTTGGGGTTGTTGGGCACGGTGGTGGGGCTGGCAACCCTGTGGCAGTCGGGGTTGCCCCAGTTGGCCATTGCCCAGATGATTTTGTCGCGCTGGTCTCAAGTGCCCACGGGATTGGTGATGAACCAAAATGCGTCCCCCTCGGATTTGGTGGGGATTGCGCGGGTGTTGGAGGGAAAAACCCCAGCTCCCGATCGCACCTGGGACTACAGCAAGGCCATCCACGACGCAACCCAAGCGCTGGTTTGGTCCGCCAGCAGTTCCGCCTATTTTTTGCGCGGCGTGGCCTACTACAACAGCGGCAACTGGAATGCGGCGTTGGCCGACTTAAACCAAGCCTTGCAGCTCGAAGCCAGTGACGCGATCGCCCGTACCTATCTGGCGGCCACGCAAGATCGCCTGGGCGATTTGCAAAGTGCTCTGGCCAGCTACGATCGAGCCATTCAAGACAATGGCAAGTTGAGTGCGGCCCACTTGGGTCGGGGGTTTGTGCGGTTGCAACTGAGCGATGCGAAAGGGGCGATCGCGGACTTTGACAAAGTGCTGTCTCAGCAGTCCAGTTGGTCGGCGGCTTATCGTGGTCGGGCCTTGGCCAAAATGCTGGCGGGCGACTCCGAAGGGGCGATCACCGACAGTTCCCAAGCCATCCGGCTCGATCCCAACAACGCCAGGGCCTATCAGGTGCGGGGACGTACTCACTTTGCCAGCGGCAATCTGCCCTCAGCCCTGGCCGATTTGACGGTGGCCATTCGTTTAGACAGCAAAGATCCGGAAAGCTACTACTACCGCGCCCTCACTCGCCAGGCCCTGGGGGAACCCCAAGGCACACTCAGCGATCTGAACCAGGCAATCGCCCTGGACGATCGCTATGCCATGGCCTATCAACAGCGGGGATTGGTGCAGGTGGGCTTGGGGAACCGGGCCCCGGCGGCGGCGGATTTTCGGCAGGCGGCCAAGCTCTGTCTCGATCGGGGGCAACTGGATTGTTATGACGCAGCCCGCCGTGAGCTAGAGAAATTGCAGGCCATGCCTTAA
- a CDS encoding DUF3124 domain-containing protein has translation MLSIGKIIGNPWLGQAASRIRQTGLMGAVAGLLVGCQAPPSPSLSSSSVPAGSPPVQPLTRITQSGGGIAIAPDRLAVSTGQVILVPAYSHVYYGDRQDEFLLSITLSIRNTSLTESIVVRSVRYYDSQGKLIKQYASSALKLPPLASTEFFIPQTDRSGGSSASFVVEWVAEQKQVTAPIVEAIMLSTSFQQGVSFTSSGRVVQELSAPPAARSPNSQ, from the coding sequence ATGCTGTCGATCGGGAAAATCATCGGGAACCCATGGCTCGGGCAAGCCGCCAGCCGCATCCGGCAAACCGGACTGATGGGCGCGGTGGCGGGTCTGTTGGTGGGTTGCCAAGCGCCCCCATCGCCTTCTCTGTCTTCGTCGTCCGTGCCGGCCGGTTCGCCCCCGGTGCAACCCTTGACGCGCATCACCCAATCCGGCGGCGGCATTGCGATCGCGCCCGATCGCCTGGCCGTCAGCACCGGTCAGGTCATCTTGGTGCCAGCCTACTCCCATGTGTATTACGGCGATCGGCAGGATGAATTCCTGCTGAGTATCACCCTCAGTATTCGCAACACCAGCCTCACGGAGTCGATTGTGGTGCGATCAGTGCGGTATTACGACTCCCAAGGCAAGCTGATCAAGCAATATGCCAGCAGTGCCTTGAAGCTGCCGCCCTTAGCAAGCACAGAATTTTTCATTCCCCAAACCGATCGCAGCGGCGGTTCCAGCGCCAGTTTTGTGGTGGAGTGGGTCGCGGAACAAAAACAGGTTACGGCCCCGATCGTGGAAGCGATTATGCTCAGCACCAGTTTTCAGCAGGGCGTTTCATTCACCAGTTCTGGCCGCGTAGTTCAAGAGCTTTCGGCCCCACCAGCCGCCCGATCGCCCAATTCGCAGTGA
- a CDS encoding secondary thiamine-phosphate synthase enzyme YjbQ, translated as MQIVHHTLKRNTDSGIEIYDLTPEIREKVAEFCHQTGAQNGQILVSSLHTTTALAVNEYEVRLLQDLKVWLKTLAPPMGSYRHNDLHLRDVPEDEPINAHSHLMAIALSNSQVIPLVNGALGLGQWQSVLLFELDGPRSRSVSLQIWGV; from the coding sequence ATGCAAATTGTTCACCACACCCTGAAACGAAACACCGATTCAGGGATTGAAATCTATGATTTAACCCCCGAAATTCGCGAGAAAGTTGCCGAATTTTGTCACCAAACCGGTGCTCAAAATGGTCAAATTTTGGTCTCTTCTTTGCACACCACCACGGCCTTGGCGGTGAATGAATATGAAGTGCGCTTGTTGCAGGATCTAAAGGTTTGGCTAAAAACTTTGGCTCCACCCATGGGTTCCTATCGCCACAACGATCTGCATTTGCGAGATGTGCCGGAAGATGAACCGATCAATGCCCATTCCCATCTGATGGCGATCGCCCTGAGTAACTCGCAGGTGATTCCTCTAGTGAACGGGGCACTGGGTTTGGGGCAATGGCAATCGGTGCTGCTGTTTGAGTTAGACGGCCCCCGATCGCGCTCCGTGTCTCTGCAAATTTGGGGTGTTTAA
- the ylqF gene encoding ribosome biogenesis GTPase YlqF, giving the protein MITPTIQWYPGHIAKAEKALLEQLKLVDVVFEVRDARIPLATHHPKLQSWLERPGTKTGRVLVLNRVDSIPGPVRQNWEQWMRSQGETPYFTDARQGQGVKSIAHAAQDVAAWVNERRLQRGMRPRPVRAAVIGFPNVGKSALINRLVKRRVVESAAKPGVTRQLRWVRISSELELLDAPGILPANLVDQSAAVKLAICDDIGQAAYDNQKVAAALVDLLCGLNLDPQPTLETSANISPKTSPKTSPETSLETSLETLPESLTETSTATPTATARSTGDRALEKRYGLAPGLLNGEDYVPALAEFRYQGDRERAARTLLQDFRKGALGNLPLELPPS; this is encoded by the coding sequence ATGATTACTCCAACCATTCAGTGGTATCCCGGTCACATTGCCAAAGCCGAAAAAGCCCTTTTGGAGCAACTCAAATTGGTGGATGTGGTTTTTGAGGTGCGGGATGCGCGGATTCCCCTGGCCACCCATCACCCAAAGTTGCAAAGTTGGCTGGAGCGCCCCGGCACCAAAACCGGCCGCGTGTTGGTGCTGAATCGGGTGGACTCCATCCCGGGGCCCGTTCGCCAAAATTGGGAACAGTGGATGCGATCGCAAGGGGAAACACCCTATTTCACCGATGCGCGCCAGGGTCAGGGGGTCAAGTCGATCGCCCATGCGGCCCAGGATGTGGCGGCTTGGGTGAATGAGCGGCGGCTGCAACGGGGAATGCGGCCGCGGCCGGTGCGGGCTGCGGTGATTGGGTTTCCGAATGTGGGCAAGTCGGCGCTGATTAATCGGTTGGTGAAGCGGCGCGTGGTCGAAAGTGCGGCCAAACCGGGGGTAACGCGCCAATTGCGGTGGGTGCGAATTTCTTCAGAATTGGAATTACTGGATGCGCCGGGCATTTTGCCCGCCAATTTGGTGGATCAGTCGGCGGCCGTGAAGTTAGCCATTTGTGACGACATTGGCCAAGCGGCCTACGACAACCAAAAGGTAGCGGCGGCTTTGGTGGATTTGCTGTGCGGGTTGAATTTGGATCCGCAACCGACGCTCGAAACCTCGGCGAATATTTCACCAAAAACTTCACCAAAAACTTCGCCAGAAACTTCACTAGAAACTTCACTAGAAACTTTGCCAGAATCCCTAACAGAAACCTCCACAGCAACTCCAACGGCAACGGCCCGATCGACGGGCGATCGGGCACTGGAAAAACGCTATGGCTTGGCTCCGGGACTCCTGAACGGCGAGGACTATGTGCCCGCGTTGGCGGAATTTCGTTATCAGGGCGATCGGGAACGAGCCGCCCGTACCCTGTTGCAAGACTTTCGGAAGGGCGCGTTGGGTAATTTGCCCCTGGAACTACCGCCCAGTTAG
- a CDS encoding proton extrusion protein PcxA — MKNRWLPGLRSLWANAGSWYESTPERALNQAYEAALAIRALEDRYFEGNPIDLDSTRYGDSTCDYFRTELQKQLKMIDVRLWEFNSSNAFLDFGTKMIGIPGRKTEAGLSNPNALIATSTDASGRRFSEPGDRSFIVLKKLELIDNTLDRYVHGRSVDRLELNSDNLPATPEESPPVTANTTTAALDQSRSWQAAANAAKIRPKRPSSWRTGALNVATRNISGGMRKPSATGSTGLIPRSLLTTFDRVRRDLDDRSEEEVLQNYRTSKVRTIVSLKFILLLILVPLLVQQMSKNFLVGPIVDRVYHPSINNVFLNMDMQEEAMVELERYENFLHFQSLLGKTPKLTPEEIEEKVQEKAAEIANESWVRSADALKNVFSDFLSLAGFGLVIAYSREEIAVLKSFIDEIMYGLSDSAKAFVIILSTDIFVGYHSAHGWEVVVSGISRHLGLPENKDFMFLFIATFPVILDAVIKYWIFRYLNRISPSAVATYKDMNE, encoded by the coding sequence ATGAAGAATCGGTGGCTTCCGGGTTTGCGATCGCTCTGGGCGAATGCGGGGAGTTGGTATGAGTCCACCCCAGAACGGGCGCTCAACCAGGCCTATGAAGCGGCCCTCGCCATTCGGGCCCTGGAAGATCGTTACTTCGAGGGCAATCCAATCGACCTTGACAGCACCCGCTACGGTGACAGCACCTGCGATTACTTTCGCACCGAGCTGCAAAAACAACTGAAAATGATCGATGTGCGGTTGTGGGAATTCAACAGCAGCAACGCTTTTTTGGATTTTGGCACCAAAATGATCGGGATTCCCGGCCGCAAAACCGAAGCGGGCCTGAGCAATCCCAACGCCCTGATCGCCACCAGCACCGACGCAAGCGGCCGGCGATTCTCGGAGCCGGGCGATCGCTCCTTCATCGTGCTCAAAAAACTGGAGCTAATTGACAATACCTTGGATCGCTATGTCCACGGTCGATCGGTCGATCGGCTGGAACTTAACAGCGACAACCTGCCCGCCACCCCGGAGGAATCGCCGCCCGTCACCGCCAACACCACCACCGCCGCCCTAGACCAGTCCCGATCGTGGCAGGCCGCCGCCAACGCCGCCAAAATTCGCCCCAAGCGGCCCTCCAGTTGGCGAACCGGGGCCCTGAACGTGGCCACGCGCAACATTTCCGGCGGAATGCGCAAACCCTCCGCCACCGGCAGCACCGGCCTCATTCCCCGATCACTCCTCACCACCTTCGATCGTGTGCGGCGCGACCTGGACGATCGTTCCGAAGAAGAAGTGCTGCAAAACTATCGCACCTCCAAAGTTCGGACGATCGTTTCGCTCAAATTCATCTTGCTGCTGATTTTGGTTCCTTTGTTGGTGCAGCAGATGTCCAAAAACTTCCTGGTGGGGCCGATCGTCGATCGGGTCTATCACCCCAGCATCAACAACGTCTTCCTCAACATGGACATGCAAGAAGAAGCCATGGTTGAGCTAGAGCGCTATGAAAACTTCCTGCACTTCCAGTCCCTCTTGGGCAAAACGCCCAAACTCACCCCCGAAGAAATTGAGGAAAAAGTTCAAGAAAAAGCCGCAGAAATTGCCAATGAATCCTGGGTTCGCAGCGCCGATGCCCTCAAAAATGTCTTTTCCGATTTCCTGTCCCTGGCCGGGTTTGGGCTAGTGATTGCCTATAGTCGCGAAGAAATTGCCGTCCTCAAGTCCTTCATTGATGAGATTATGTATGGTCTGAGCGACAGCGCTAAGGCCTTCGTGATCATTCTTTCAACCGATATCTTTGTGGGATATCACTCGGCCCACGGCTGGGAAGTGGTGGTCAGCGGCATTTCTCGACACCTGGGGCTACCGGAAAATAAAGACTTCATGTTTTTGTTTATTGCGACCTTTCCGGTGATTTTGGATGCCGTGATTAAGTATTGGATTTTCCGATATCTCAATCGCATTTCACCTTCCGCCGTTGCCACTTACAAAGACATGAACGAGTAG
- a CDS encoding recombinase family protein, producing MANHFPASATFAPDRPAAIARSIWITGGALSGKTQTLVDWFQGLRDQLPPGSRVLALAASSETRWALMERLAAVGWPAIDCTTPLGFFEQEVMLFYPLLAERAGFVPQFPLLLRPENEQELAGQLWGPALAENPDAPIAQPLRERAVRRLLDLLQLAANSGTDLAEIPDRLVQGLGTAAGVELPGDWVDRAGALIVEWRDWCLRRGLLTYGLVSWLYGHFLLSDPRYLDRLQRRYQVVLADDTDDFPALAGRLLTLLQEGGAWAGYTHNRDGASRLGLGADPAALQPLADRCTDHLDLGRANHDLVQRVAPLLTTVAREPFAIAPWAEAWPPTVQVLTTIARAQLLRETAETIVQAVQTEALQPQDIAVISPGLDSIAGYTLASILRDRGLPVTLLGNQRPLISSPTVRSLLTLWTLVYSGLGDWLNREDVAEMLVGLSTEPDPWLATPEPAATGAGSIGTEAELDLALPDLAETSPTGLRRAIDPVRAGLIADHCFRPDRQRPELLPVEVFARWDRLGYRATMAYQKLRSWISEQQQQLRQRLVRSPLIVLDRAVQQFLWHGGRLDPAELAALRELLEAAHRYWDISHRIDPQAPETETIHKFIALLRRGTIAANPFPSQVLNPAPSGITLANIFQYRTARLSHRWHFWLDASSPLWPRGGAAVLFGSPLFLQDWNGRRRTPDDEEQADLDRFDRVVHDLLGRCRDRLYLCHSDLSVTGQDQLGPMRPVIDASELGVGN from the coding sequence GTGGCTAACCATTTCCCGGCCTCCGCCACGTTTGCGCCCGATCGCCCGGCTGCGATCGCCCGATCAATTTGGATTACAGGCGGGGCCCTCAGCGGCAAAACCCAAACCCTGGTGGATTGGTTCCAGGGTTTGCGGGATCAGTTGCCCCCGGGAAGTCGGGTGTTGGCCCTGGCGGCCAGCAGCGAAACCCGTTGGGCCCTGATGGAGCGATTGGCGGCGGTGGGTTGGCCAGCCATCGACTGCACCACCCCCTTGGGGTTTTTTGAGCAGGAGGTGATGCTGTTCTATCCGTTGCTGGCGGAGCGGGCGGGGTTTGTGCCGCAATTTCCGCTGCTGTTGCGCCCGGAAAATGAACAGGAACTGGCGGGGCAGTTGTGGGGCCCGGCGCTGGCTGAAAACCCTGATGCACCGATCGCCCAGCCATTGCGAGAGCGGGCTGTGCGGCGGCTGTTGGATCTGTTGCAGTTAGCAGCCAACAGCGGCACGGATTTGGCGGAAATTCCCGATCGGCTGGTGCAAGGGCTGGGGACAGCGGCGGGGGTGGAACTGCCGGGAGATTGGGTCGATCGGGCGGGCGCTCTGATTGTGGAGTGGCGAGACTGGTGCTTGCGGCGCGGTCTGCTCACCTACGGGCTGGTGAGTTGGCTCTATGGCCACTTTTTGCTGTCGGATCCGCGCTATCTCGATCGACTGCAACGACGCTATCAAGTGGTGTTGGCCGATGACACCGATGATTTTCCGGCCCTGGCAGGGCGGCTGCTGACCCTGTTGCAAGAAGGCGGGGCCTGGGCCGGCTACACCCACAATCGGGATGGGGCCAGCCGCTTGGGGTTGGGTGCGGATCCCGCGGCCTTGCAGCCCTTAGCCGATCGCTGCACCGATCATTTGGATTTGGGACGCGCGAATCACGATTTGGTGCAACGGGTGGCTCCGTTACTAACCACGGTGGCGCGGGAACCCTTTGCGATCGCCCCCTGGGCCGAGGCCTGGCCCCCCACGGTGCAAGTGCTGACCACCATTGCTCGGGCCCAACTGCTGCGGGAAACGGCCGAAACCATTGTGCAAGCCGTCCAAACGGAAGCCCTCCAACCCCAGGACATTGCGGTAATTAGTCCCGGTTTGGACTCGATCGCGGGCTACACCCTGGCCTCCATCCTGCGCGATCGGGGGTTACCCGTAACCCTGTTGGGCAACCAGCGCCCTTTGATTAGTTCGCCCACGGTGCGATCGCTCCTGACCCTGTGGACGTTGGTTTATTCGGGTTTGGGCGACTGGCTAAATCGGGAAGATGTGGCGGAAATGTTGGTGGGGCTGAGTACGGAACCGGATCCTTGGTTGGCCACCCCGGAACCGGCGGCCACCGGGGCCGGGTCGATCGGGACAGAAGCGGAGTTGGATTTGGCGCTGCCGGACTTGGCGGAAACCAGCCCCACGGGCCTGCGCCGGGCGATCGATCCCGTGCGTGCCGGCCTGATTGCCGATCACTGCTTCCGTCCCGATCGACAGCGGCCGGAACTGTTGCCCGTAGAAGTCTTTGCCCGTTGGGATCGGTTGGGCTACCGAGCCACCATGGCCTATCAAAAGCTGCGATCGTGGATTAGCGAGCAACAGCAACAACTCCGCCAGCGACTGGTTCGCAGCCCCCTGATTGTGCTCGATCGCGCCGTTCAGCAGTTTTTGTGGCATGGGGGACGCTTGGATCCCGCCGAATTGGCCGCCCTGCGCGAACTCCTAGAAGCCGCCCATCGCTATTGGGACATCAGCCACCGCATTGATCCCCAAGCACCGGAAACGGAAACCATCCACAAATTCATTGCTCTGTTACGACGCGGCACGATCGCCGCCAACCCCTTCCCCAGCCAAGTGCTGAACCCGGCCCCCAGCGGCATCACCCTCGCCAATATTTTCCAGTACCGCACCGCTCGCCTTTCCCACCGCTGGCACTTTTGGCTAGATGCCTCTTCGCCCCTTTGGCCCCGGGGGGGCGCAGCGGTGTTGTTCGGCTCACCCCTGTTTCTGCAAGATTGGAACGGTCGCCGCCGCACCCCAGACGACGAGGAACAAGCAGACCTCGATCGGTTCGATCGGGTGGTGCATGACCTGTTGGGGCGTTGCCGCGATCGGCTTTATCTGTGCCACAGCGATCTATCGGTCACCGGCCAAGACCAGTTGGGGCCCATGCGCCCGGTGATCGATGCCAGCGAGCTTGGGGTTGGCAATTAG
- the leuD gene encoding 3-isopropylmalate dehydratase small subunit, with amino-acid sequence MNSQVQRVSGTGLPLRGDDIDTDRIIPARFLRCVTFDGLGEHAFADDRTQLNGEHPFDQAQYQGAKLLVVNRNFGCGSSREHAPQAIARWGIGAIVGESFAEIFFSNCVAIGIPCVTASHEDVLALQGAIEANPSASVSLDLVNLTAAIGDLTITVTMKEGPRQAFLSGMWDSCGQLVSQGEAVQATAGRLPYLAWA; translated from the coding sequence ATCAACAGTCAAGTTCAGCGGGTTTCGGGTACTGGTTTGCCGTTACGCGGTGATGACATTGACACCGATCGCATCATTCCGGCTCGCTTTCTGCGCTGTGTCACCTTTGATGGGTTGGGTGAACATGCCTTTGCGGACGATCGCACCCAACTGAACGGCGAACATCCTTTTGATCAGGCTCAATACCAAGGGGCCAAGCTGTTGGTGGTGAATCGTAACTTTGGTTGTGGTTCCAGCCGCGAACATGCGCCCCAGGCGATCGCCCGTTGGGGCATTGGGGCGATTGTGGGCGAAAGTTTTGCGGAAATCTTCTTTAGCAATTGCGTGGCGATCGGAATTCCCTGCGTCACGGCTAGCCATGAGGATGTGTTGGCGCTGCAAGGGGCCATTGAAGCCAACCCCAGCGCCTCGGTGTCTTTGGATTTGGTGAATCTGACCGCTGCGATCGGGGACTTAACCATCACCGTCACCATGAAGGAAGGGCCGCGCCAGGCCTTCCTCAGCGGCATGTGGGATAGCTGCGGTCAATTGGTCAGTCAAGGAGAGGCCGTGCAGGCCACTGCTGGCCGTTTGCCTTACCTGGCTTGGGCCTAG
- the dnaA gene encoding chromosomal replication initiator protein DnaA: MEKSLDAFWGQVLDQLQNQLSRPTFETWIKTAIAERLDDQALVVRTPTPFARNWLQKYYLKAISQAAREVLGHEVEIQIVAARGDESVGGAIDPEAFLPPPEPIADPPSAPPIASPAPSDRGRTATELNPKYTFSRFVVGANNRMAHAASLAVAESPGREFNPLFLCGGVGLGKTHLMQAIGHYRLETDPNARIYYVSTEQFTNDLIAAIRKDGMQRFREFYRAVDVLIVDDIQFIEGKEYTQEEFFYTFNTLHEAGKQVVLASDRPPSQIPRLQERLSSRFSMGLIADIQPPDFETRMAILQKKAEYENIRMTRDVIEYIAASYTSNIRELEGALIRAVAYISISGLPMTVQNIAPVLNPPVETVEASPESVIQIVADAFNILIEDLKGNSRRREISQARQIGMYLMRQHTDLSLPRIGEEFGGKDHTTVMYSCDKVAQLKDADPEFAQNLRQLSDRINLAAQPPAPPTAS, translated from the coding sequence GAGCGCTTAGACGATCAGGCTTTGGTGGTGCGGACTCCCACGCCCTTTGCTCGCAATTGGCTGCAAAAGTATTACCTAAAAGCTATTTCCCAGGCGGCCCGCGAAGTGTTGGGCCATGAGGTGGAAATTCAGATCGTGGCGGCCCGGGGTGATGAAAGCGTTGGCGGGGCGATCGACCCGGAAGCCTTTTTGCCGCCACCGGAGCCGATCGCCGATCCCCCCAGCGCCCCACCGATCGCCAGCCCTGCCCCCAGCGATCGGGGCCGCACCGCCACGGAACTGAACCCGAAATATACCTTTTCGCGCTTTGTGGTGGGGGCTAACAACCGCATGGCCCACGCGGCTTCCCTGGCGGTGGCCGAGTCGCCAGGTCGGGAATTTAACCCCCTGTTTTTGTGTGGGGGAGTGGGACTGGGCAAAACCCATCTAATGCAGGCGATCGGTCATTACCGTCTGGAAACGGATCCGAATGCCAGAATTTATTACGTTTCCACCGAGCAATTCACCAATGATTTGATCGCCGCCATTCGCAAGGACGGAATGCAGCGGTTTCGGGAGTTTTACCGCGCCGTTGATGTGCTGATTGTGGATGACATTCAATTTATTGAAGGTAAAGAATATACCCAAGAAGAGTTTTTCTATACCTTCAATACGTTGCATGAAGCGGGTAAGCAAGTGGTGTTGGCGAGCGATCGCCCGCCCAGTCAAATTCCTCGGTTGCAAGAGCGGCTGTCGTCCCGGTTTTCCATGGGCTTAATTGCCGATATTCAACCGCCGGACTTTGAAACCCGGATGGCCATTTTGCAGAAAAAAGCCGAGTATGAAAATATTCGAATGACCCGCGATGTTATTGAATATATTGCCGCTAGCTATACTTCCAATATTCGGGAATTGGAAGGGGCCCTAATTCGCGCGGTGGCCTATATTTCGATCTCGGGATTGCCGATGACGGTGCAGAATATTGCACCGGTTTTGAACCCGCCCGTGGAAACGGTGGAAGCTTCGCCCGAGTCAGTGATTCAAATTGTGGCGGATGCGTTCAATATCTTGATCGAGGATTTGAAGGGCAATTCTCGCCGCCGAGAAATTAGCCAAGCCCGTCAAATTGGGATGTATTTGATGCGGCAACATACGGATTTGAGTTTGCCCCGAATTGGGGAAGAATTTGGCGGCAAAGATCACACCACGGTGATGTATAGCTGCGACAAAGTGGCGCAATTAAAGGATGCGGATCCGGAGTTTGCCCAAAATTTGCGCCAACTGAGCGATCGAATTAATTTGGCGGCTCAACCTCCGGCTCCACCAACGGCGAGTTAA